The genomic interval GCTTGCTGCGCCCGCGGCGCGCCCCGTCGCGGGGGCGCCGGGGATCGGCTGCGCCGCCTCGGAAGGGGGCTTCGCTCCGAGTGCCCTCCGCTGTCGGAAAATCCTTTTATCTCCGCTCATCCCCCCTCCTTCGGCTGGCTCCGCCCATGGCGCCCCGTCGCGGGGGCGCCTGTCGGCTCCGGCCGGAATGGGGTATCATGGGCCGGATATCGGGCGCGCGGAAAGGAGCCGGCTCATGAGCCTGCTGGTCGTCGGGTCGATGGCGTTCGACAGCATCCGGTCCCCCTTCGGGGAGGTGGACCGGGTGATCGGGGGATCGGCCACCTACTTTTCCCTCGCGGCCAGCTGCCTCGCGCCGGTCCGTCTCGTCTCGGTCGTCGGGACCGACTTTCCGGCCGAGGTGATCCGGATGCTCTCTTCCCGCTCCATCGACACGCGGGGGCTTTCGGTCGTGGAGGGGAAGACCTTCCACTGGAAGGGATACTACGAGTACGACCTGAACACCGCACACACGGAGCGGACCGACCTGAACGTCTTCCGGGATTTCGCCCCCGTCCTCCCGGAGGAGTACCGGGACACCCCCTACCTGTTCCTCGGAAACATCGACCCGGGGCTGCAGATGGAGATCCTGCGCCAGATGCGGCGGCCGAAGCTGGTCGCCCTGGACACGATGAACTACTGGATCGAGAACAGCCCGGGACCGCTGCGCGAGGTGATCGGGAAGGCGGACATCCTCCTGGTGAACGAGGGGGAGGCCCGGATGCTGACCGGCGAGTACAACCTGGTCAAGGCGGCGCATGCCGTCATGGGATGGGGTCCGAAGCGGGTGGTGATCAAGCGGGGAGAGTACGGGGTGCTCCACCTGTCCGACGGGACGATCTTCGCCGCCCCCGCCTATCCTCTCGAGACGATCTTCGACCCCACCGGGGCGGGCGACAGCTTCGCCGGCGGTTTCATGGGATACCTGGCCTCCCGGGACGGATCGACGCTTACGGAGATGGACTACCGGCTGGCCACGATGTACGGGAGCGCGATCGCCTCGTACGCCGTGGAGGCATTCAGCACCCGCCGGCTGGAGACCCTGACGCTGGAGGAGATCGAAGCGCGCCTGGGGGCCTTCCGGTCGCTCACCGAATTCCGGGTTTGAGATGAACGGCTGGCACGGGGCGCTCCTGCACGTTGACCTGTCAGCGGGGGAGATCCGGAAGGAAGCGATACCGCCGGACCTTCAGCGCCGCTACCTCGGGGGGAGGGGGCTCGGGGTCCGGCTGCTCCGGGAGGCATACCGGCTCGACCCGTTCGACCCGGAGATGCNNNNNNNNNNNTGTCGGTGGTTTCCCGATCGCCGTTGACCGGCACCGTGTACGACTGCTCCGCGGGGGGACGGTTCGCCTGGCGGCTGAAGGCGGCCGGCTTCGACGCCGTGCGGATCGTCGGGAAAAGCCCCCGGCCGGTTGCGATCGCGGTCACCCCCGCCGGGGGGGAGCTGGTCCCCGCCGAGGCCTTGTGGGGGAAGGGAGTGGGGGAAACGGTGAAGGCGCTCTCTTCCCGCGGCAGCGTCGCCGCCATCGGCCCCGCCGGGGAGCGGGGGGTGCTGTTCGCGAACATCATGATGGGGGAAGGGAACGCCGTGGGCCGCGGGGGGCTGGGGGCGGTCCTGGGGGCGAAGCGGGTGAAGGCGCTGACCGCGGACGGGGACCGGCCCACGGGGATCGCCGACCGGGAGCGCTTCGACGCCGCCCGCCTGGATGTGTTACGCCTCTACCGGGCCTCCCCCGTGATCTTCGGCGAGTTCGGGATCGCCGAGTACGGCACCCCGGCGCTGGTGGACCTGATGCGCCAGCGGCGGATGGCCCCCACGGAGAACTTCCGGAAGACCGTCTTCCCCCGCTCCGAGGCCTACAACGGCCCCGCCATCCGGAAGGCCTACGCGGCGAAGAAGGAGGGCTGCTACGGCTGCCCGATCGCGTGCAAGAAGAGCGCGCCGGACGGGACCCGCCTCCCGGAGTACGAGACCGTCTCCCACTTCGGCGCCCTGAACGGGATCGACGACCTTCGGGCGATCGTGCGGTCGAACACGCTGTGCAACGAGCTCGGGATGGACACGATCTCGGCCGCCGCCACCCTCTCCGCCTGGGGAGAGGCGCGGGGCCGCTTTCCTTCCGCGGAGGAGGTGGAGTCCCTTCTCCTCGACATCGGCCACCGGCGGGGGGAGGGGGAACGGCTCTCCCTGGGGTCGCGCCGCTATGCGGAGGCCGCGGGAACTCCGGGCCTCTCGATGAGCGTCAAGTCGCTGGAGCTTCCCGCCTACGACCCGAGAGGGGCCTACGGGATGGCGCTGGCCTACTGCACGAGCAACCGGGGAGGGTGCCACCTGCGGGCCTATCCGATCTCGCTCGAGATCCTGCGGAAGCCGGTGGCGATCGACCGGTTCTCCTTCTCGGGGAAGGCCCGCATCATCAAGATCGCCGAGGATACGAACGCCGCCGTGGACTCCCTGGTGGCCTGCAAGTTCTCCTTCTTCGGCGCGACGCTGGAGGAGTTTGCCGCGCTGCTCTCCGCCACGACCGGGGTCGACTACGACCCCCAGGCGCTCAAGGAGATCGGCGAGCGGATCTGCCTCACGGAGCGGTTCTACAACTGCGCGAACGGATTCGACGAAAAGGACGACCGCCTGCCGGATCGGTTTTACCGGGAGCCGGGGACGGAAGGGGAGGGGATCGGGATTCCGCCGATCGACGAGGCGCGGTTCGGGGAGGAGCTGCGGAAGTATTACCGGATCCGCGGGCTGAACTCCCGGGGCGCCTTCGACGACCCGGAATTCCTCTCCCGGCAGCCATGAGGGAGGAGATCCGGAAATATTCGGACCGGCTGCTCTCCGACCGGTCGGCCGCGCCGGGCGGCTTCGCCTTCCTCGCGCAGGACGACCTCCCGATCGCGACTGGAGAGCCGGGGCTGGCGCGGCTGGGGGAACGGGTCCTCTCGCGCCTCTCCTGCGTCGGGCTCCTCGCCGCCCGCTCCTCGCTTCCTTTCGCCGATTTCCTGGCGCGCCGCGCGCCGCCCGGGGAGTCCGTCATCGTCCCGCGGGACAGCGAGACGCGGACGTTCCTGCACGACATCCCGTTCCTGCGCCGCGGGGAGCTCGGGGAGGACCCGGTTCCCGCGCTGGCCCGGATGTTGTCCGCGCGCAAGGGGGTCATCGCGGAAGGGTTGGGGATCCTGGCGGTGGGGGCGGCCACCGTCGAGCAGGCCTACATCCACTACTCCTCGATCTTCCACGCGGTGTACGTGAAGTACCTGCAGGACCTGCTTTCGGAGGGATTCCGCCTTCCCGGGGAGGAGGAGGCCTTCGCGGACTTCGCCGGTTCCTGGCTGCGCCCCCCGACCTGCGACGGGCTCTCCTTCCGGGAGGGACCGCTCTCGGATCCCGGGGAGATCCTCGAGGAGATCGCCGCCGTGGGGCGCTACACCGTGGAGCGGGGGCTGGTCGATTCCTATTTCGGGAACATCTCCTGCTTCGCGGACGGGGTCATCTACATCTCGCAGACTGCCGCAAGCCTCGACTCCCTGCGGGGATGCATCGACCCGGTGCCGATCGCGGCCACAGGGACGGCGGGGATCACCGCGTCGAGCGAGCTGCCGGCGCACCGCCGGATCTACGAGACCTGCGGGGCGCGGACGGTTCTCCACGGGCATCCCCGGTTCGCCGTGGTGATGAGCCTGTTCTGCGACGACCGGTCCTGCCCGGTGAAGGATTGCTGGAGGGAGTGCGACAAGGTGCGGTTCCTCGGGAAGATCCCGATCGTGGCCGGGGAGATCGGCGCCGGCGGGCTGGCGAAGCGGGTGCCCCCCGTCATCGCCTCGCACGGGAAAGCGATCGTGTACGGGCACGGGGTCTTCGCGGCGGGAGAGCGGGATTTCGCGGAAGCGTTCCGGGCGATGGTGGATGTGGAGAACCTTTGCCGGGAAGAGTATTTCCGGAGGCTGCGATCGCGGTACCCTTCCGTCGGCGCATGAGGTTACACTTTTGTTTTCCCGGATCACAATTCTGGTACCCTCGGCTCTCCTTGTTGCCAAACCTTCATGATTTAGAATGTTTTTTGGGTGTGCCGAAGGGCACGAAACTTGCTTTTGTAAAAGGCATCATATTTCCGTGAAAACGGAAAGGATCCCCGGAGGACCCCTCACTCCGGGCCAACAGACGGTCCCGCGTCCCTCCTCGCGGGGCCGTTTCGTTTTCCCCTGCAGCAGGGAACGGGGACGAAGCCGGATCCGCCCTTGACCTGTTTTTTCCCGGGGGAATACAATCTTCCTGTGCGGGCGGGAGCATTGGATCCGATTTCGCACCGCAGTGAACGGCCCGCTTGACATAGAGGAGATCCCGATGGCAACACTCTCCCCGGCGGCAGCGCTGGCCTGGCAGATCGCCGCATCCGAGGCGGCGGCCGCAAGGCATCCCAACATCGAACGGGAGCATCTTCTGATCGGGCTGTGCAGCCTGAACAAGACGCTCGGGTTCGTCCGGTTCGTGAAGACCGAAGGCCTTCCCCTCGACGCGGTCCGGGAGGAAGCGGACCGGNNNNNNNNNNNNNNNNNNNNNNNNNNNNNNNNNNNNNNNNNNNNNNNGAGGGGGGTCCGTTCCCGGCTGCGCCCGGGGCGGGCACGACCCAGCGAGCAGACCCTCCACCGAAGCGATCCCTGCAGGGAGCTTTTCCGCAAGGCGAACGAGATCGCCGGGCGGGAGGGGCGGGAGGAAACCGGGGCCGGAGATCTTCTGACGGCGGTTCTCTCCGATCCGGGGGCGATCATCTCGGCCGCCCTGGCCGGGGCAGGAGCTATCACGGGAGATATGCGCAGGGAGGCTGCTCCCGGGCGGCCCCCTTCCCAGGGGAGGCAGCAGGAACGGGGTCCCCGCGACGATGGGGAGACGGAACCACGGTGGTTTCCCAGGAGGCGGTTCCGGACGACACGCCGATGCTCGACCGGTACGGCCGGGACATCACCCGGGCGGCCCGGGAAGGGAGGCTGCTGCCGTTCGTCGACTCCGACAGGACCCGCAACACCGTCCGCCAGCTCCTGAAGGTCCTGATGATGCCCACGAAGAACAACCCGGTGCTCGTGGGGGAGGCGGGAGTGGGGAAGACGGCGATCGTGGAGGCGCTCGCGGAGCGGGTGGCGAACGGGCGGGACCGGCGCGTCCTGTCAGGGAAGCGGGTGGTGGAGCTTTCGATGGCGGAGCTGGTCGCGGGGACGAAGTACCGCGGGGAGTTCGAGGAGCGGCTGACCCGGGTGATCGAGGAGGTCCGGGCCCACCCCGACGTGATCCTCTTCATCGACGAGTTTCACACGGTCGTCGGCGCGGGGAGGGCCGAGGGGGCCCCGATGGACGCGGGGAACATCATGAAGCCGGCGCTCGCCCGGGGCGAGCTGCGCTGCATCGGCGCCACGACGATCGCGGAATACCGCAAGAGCGTGGAGAAGGATCCCGCGCTGGAGCGGCGCTTCCAGCCGATCCAGGTGGCGGAGCCCGGACGCGAGGAGACGGTGGATATTCTCACAGGGCTCCGGGCCCACCGGGAATCCCATTTCGGGGTCACCATCGCGGACGAGGCGCTCGACGCCGCGGTGGACCTCTCGATCCGGTTCGACCCGGGGCACTTCCTTCCCGACAAGGCGATCGACCTCCTGGACCGCGCCTGCGCGGAGGCCCGGGTCCCCATGCTCTCCCTCGCGCTGGAGCCGGTACAGGAAGGACCGATGGGAGTGGCGGTGGTGCGGTCGGAGATCGTCGCGCGGGTGATGGCCGAGAAGGCCGGAATCCCGGTCCAGGTCGTGCAAGGCGGGCTTACCGGGCTCACGGAGTCGCGC from Deltaproteobacteria bacterium GWC2_65_14 carries:
- a CDS encoding sugar kinase; translated protein: MSLLVVGSMAFDSIRSPFGEVDRVIGGSATYFSLAASCLAPVRLVSVVGTDFPAEVIRMLSSRSIDTRGLSVVEGKTFHWKGYYEYDLNTAHTERTDLNVFRDFAPVLPEEYRDTPYLFLGNIDPGLQMEILRQMRRPKLVALDTMNYWIENSPGPLREVIGKADILLVNEGEARMLTGEYNLVKAAHAVMGWGPKRVVIKRGEYGVLHLSDGTIFAAPAYPLETIFDPTGAGDSFAGGFMGYLASRDGSTLTEMDYRLATMYGSAIASYAVEAFSTRRLETLTLEEIEARLGAFRSLTEFRV
- a CDS encoding aldolase, with product MREEIRKYSDRLLSDRSAAPGGFAFLAQDDLPIATGEPGLARLGERVLSRLSCVGLLAARSSLPFADFLARRAPPGESVIVPRDSETRTFLHDIPFLRRGELGEDPVPALARMLSARKGVIAEGLGILAVGAATVEQAYIHYSSIFHAVYVKYLQDLLSEGFRLPGEEEAFADFAGSWLRPPTCDGLSFREGPLSDPGEILEEIAAVGRYTVERGLVDSYFGNISCFADGVIYISQTAASLDSLRGCIDPVPIAATGTAGITASSELPAHRRIYETCGARTVLHGHPRFAVVMSLFCDDRSCPVKDCWRECDKVRFLGKIPIVAGEIGAGGLAKRVPPVIASHGKAIVYGHGVFAAGERDFAEAFRAMVDVENLCREEYFRRLRSRYPSVGA